One Oxobacter pfennigii DNA segment encodes these proteins:
- a CDS encoding DUF2334 domain-containing protein has protein sequence MKSDGKNVLLLQADNIDNHKIEQGDKIIIVPYSFNYQSEYKLITDAYANNEVLVYGEQNIWSEKLLENKKLFIEIDKIYPFSDLNKVMDMADSLNENGITPVFTVMPVYDNYTLEAYDKYIEVLKYIGKNGGQFFVHEPIINEDGTYNMDSKPLLKRAVEEYRKRGIDIVGIKISMDRLFSSNEIFKDLYLPFILVTEQEGKISSSLDLYKISDMISGHVMITGRKADKYNIFSYMSKGNYIYEDLISLDINKDSEDLDALLDMLRSEKIEVADFKTKNFDYSPDDNNVNIPKEEEKPKTQLDQFKELEIEKIKGSNLEEEKPGEVGYDISQIIDIGIKASVAIICILSIYIYIGRRYDIKKLFK, from the coding sequence TTGAAATCCGATGGAAAAAATGTGCTGCTGCTTCAGGCAGACAATATTGACAACCATAAAATAGAGCAGGGAGACAAAATAATTATCGTTCCTTATAGTTTTAATTATCAAAGTGAATATAAGCTTATAACGGATGCTTATGCCAATAATGAAGTGCTGGTTTATGGGGAACAAAATATTTGGTCAGAAAAGCTACTTGAAAATAAAAAGCTTTTTATAGAGATTGATAAAATTTATCCTTTTTCCGACTTGAATAAGGTTATGGATATGGCTGATAGTTTAAATGAGAATGGCATAACACCCGTTTTCACTGTTATGCCTGTTTACGATAATTATACATTGGAGGCTTATGATAAATATATTGAAGTTTTAAAGTATATAGGGAAAAATGGTGGACAATTCTTTGTACATGAACCCATCATAAATGAAGATGGTACATATAATATGGATTCTAAGCCGCTTTTAAAAAGAGCTGTTGAAGAATACAGAAAAAGAGGCATTGATATAGTTGGGATTAAGATATCTATGGATAGGCTGTTTTCAAGTAATGAAATCTTTAAAGATTTATACCTGCCTTTTATACTGGTGACGGAACAAGAGGGTAAAATAAGCTCCAGTCTTGACTTGTACAAAATATCGGATATGATCAGCGGGCATGTTATGATCACCGGCCGCAAGGCTGATAAGTATAATATTTTTTCTTATATGTCCAAAGGAAATTATATATATGAAGACTTAATAAGTCTTGATATTAATAAGGATTCAGAAGATTTGGATGCACTTCTTGACATGCTCCGCAGCGAAAAAATTGAGGTCGCGGATTTTAAAACTAAAAATTTTGATTATAGCCCTGATGATAATAATGTAAATATTCCCAAAGAAGAAGAAAAACCAAAGACACAACTTGACCAATTTAAGGAGCTGGAAATAGAAAAAATTAAAGGCAGCAACCTGGAAGAAGAAAAGCCGGGGGAGGTGGGTTATGATATATCCCAAATTATAGATATAGGTATTAAAGCGTCCGTAGCGATAATTTGTATATTATCCATTTATATATATATCGGAAGGCGGTACGATATTAAAAAATTATTTAAATAA
- a CDS encoding glycosyl hydrolase, whose translation MMTLANLKYNIFLKSIIFYFSLMTLMYIVNILGWDINIISPCFTQKQFQGMEKKEDISMDAHVNMIKVMKYLKSIYGSKVLSGQHISQDLLEVDAIYKVTGKKPALIGFDFMDSSPSRVKYGANGTDIKRAVRWWNEGGLVTFCWHWNAPAGLINKRPDKQWYRGFYTEATTFNFAKGIRNVESEEYRLMIRDMDAIAEELKKLQKAGVPILWRPLHEASGGWFWWGSRGPEPYKKLWRIMYERFTNYHGLDNLIWVWNGEHQDWYPGDDVVDIVGIDFYGLKHDYSPRQEEFKVAEAYSGAHKMVALTETGVIPDPELMLKTGAKWLWYLTWSEELVLADDKKSYSEEYTEAWMLKKAYLHETVITRDELPSFR comes from the coding sequence ATGATGACTCTGGCTAATTTGAAGTATAATATTTTTTTAAAAAGTATCATATTTTACTTTTCATTGATGACGTTAATGTATATTGTTAACATTTTGGGCTGGGATATAAATATTATCAGCCCCTGCTTTACCCAAAAACAATTTCAAGGCATGGAGAAAAAAGAAGACATTTCGATGGATGCTCACGTCAATATGATAAAAGTGATGAAATACCTGAAAAGTATTTATGGAAGTAAGGTTCTTTCCGGACAGCATATATCCCAGGATTTATTGGAAGTTGATGCAATTTATAAAGTGACGGGAAAGAAGCCTGCCCTCATCGGGTTTGATTTTATGGATTCTTCACCCTCCAGAGTGAAATATGGAGCCAATGGAACTGATATTAAAAGAGCTGTCCGGTGGTGGAATGAAGGAGGGCTTGTGACCTTTTGCTGGCACTGGAATGCACCTGCGGGCCTTATTAATAAAAGACCCGATAAGCAGTGGTATCGGGGGTTTTATACCGAAGCAACTACATTTAATTTTGCAAAAGGAATCCGCAACGTGGAATCTGAAGAGTACCGGCTGATGATACGGGACATGGACGCTATCGCCGAAGAATTAAAAAAATTGCAGAAGGCAGGAGTCCCCATACTCTGGAGGCCTTTACATGAAGCATCCGGCGGCTGGTTCTGGTGGGGAAGCCGCGGGCCTGAGCCATACAAAAAGTTGTGGAGAATAATGTATGAAAGATTCACGAATTATCACGGCCTGGACAATTTGATATGGGTATGGAACGGCGAGCATCAGGACTGGTATCCGGGAGATGATGTGGTGGATATCGTTGGGATAGACTTCTATGGGCTCAAACATGATTATTCGCCCAGGCAAGAAGAATTCAAGGTGGCAGAAGCATATTCCGGAGCACATAAAATGGTGGCTTTGACGGAAACCGGAGTGATTCCGGACCCGGAGCTTATGCTGAAAACAGGAGCGAAATGGCTATGGTATCTAACATGGTCTGAAGAATTGGTACTTGCAGATGATAAAAAAAGCTATTCGGAAGAATATACGGAAGCCTGGATGTTGAAGAAAGCTTACCTGCATGAAACAGTTATCACAAGAGATGAGCTTCCTTCCTTCCGGTAA
- a CDS encoding sialate O-acetylesterase, giving the protein MKKYLTYFSLIGAFFMIFSFRAKASESSLSAGDAQWYYYESFSDKKLNNNIVKDKNGKEIWRINNVKEQKNTITDTGALELGDARYMQRAVLTDELWGNKQDYAMEFNINIQKAGNEGHSGRPIAVIIPRSRDKEYYAVTYYMENTIANQFKFKWAIINTSAPTKMKPLVEGYHLLKENIDYTGRLVIENTNENNVNIKFYIDGPTSPMKEYKPLLEYTDNTSYKILSGATGPALGMAGYSDDGWGTSPVVRYDNIKLYDIDRFEEYERQMKEYVLINPKDIKSNKAYGQIKYLINKGILNVYSDNDFRPYENVSASQFLKMLIALKGEKYPKEEPYSTDYCIKRGIELEIIKENEFSEYNNPITKYDAALMIARFNGKRAVTTKYGSFIKDYMDIPDKYKNAVIHSYYEGYFILDDDFRFSGNNKISRAEASTVLLKMLDAGLRKVNYDLELPHILSSGAVLQGNKKAPIWGRGVSGETITVRFRNQVKTALVKNGHWYLELDPVSYGGPYTLTVENDKKKIVLSDIMVGEVFIVAGQSNAEMFLGECNGAGDTVKKFKNKPNLRFYSGEQITAVTPNFTSIGKWEHSSEWALKESPAIGTFFAEKLLEYNEELAKVTIGIIRMTYGGTSIEAFMPDLIAQENNYVPKDNEPIMSGFWNGFMEPITPFAIKGVIYYQGENSAHLGYKYEPLLRDYLRGLRAEFQDPNLPIMLVQLAGYGHNDYEYDINEWPKIRAVQMKVANTVNNTGLVTAVDLSDADPIEIHPKEKKEIGRRLANLAMGLIYGKQIEQRSAELKYYRFEGNKVTAGFNYDYGRIYFKKNAPLDFQVLDKQGKWHMANAAIDEKSNTLSIWSDEILEPIGVRYAWVNYPSISLYNNVNLPVLPFRIIDIPKTTENIVKATNHMLINNDAIVNSGRDNIFRVIVVIDENTVIHEYAIKDQTAGDMIERLSRLGSSITQEGTTETIIKSNHHGLSVGDWIRNNTRGWEPRKVNKVLDEDTIEVDTVKGQSSGDDIERYKFIGNTIVE; this is encoded by the coding sequence ATGAAAAAATATTTAACTTATTTTTCGTTGATTGGAGCTTTTTTTATGATTTTTTCTTTCAGGGCTAAAGCTTCTGAATCATCATTGAGTGCAGGGGACGCTCAATGGTATTACTATGAATCATTCTCCGATAAAAAATTAAATAATAACATAGTCAAAGATAAAAACGGGAAAGAAATATGGCGGATTAATAATGTAAAGGAACAAAAAAATACTATAACAGATACGGGAGCTTTAGAATTAGGTGATGCCCGGTATATGCAAAGAGCTGTTTTAACTGATGAACTATGGGGTAATAAACAGGATTATGCAATGGAGTTTAACATAAATATTCAGAAGGCAGGGAATGAAGGGCATTCCGGCAGGCCAATAGCAGTTATCATTCCCCGCTCCAGAGATAAAGAGTATTATGCTGTTACTTACTATATGGAAAACACCATTGCAAATCAATTTAAATTTAAATGGGCAATCATAAATACTTCTGCCCCCACAAAGATGAAACCTCTTGTTGAAGGGTATCATTTGCTAAAGGAAAATATTGATTATACTGGCCGCCTTGTTATTGAAAATACAAATGAAAACAATGTCAATATAAAATTTTATATTGACGGCCCTACAAGTCCAATGAAAGAATACAAACCGCTGCTTGAATATACCGACAACACCAGTTATAAAATATTGTCCGGGGCTACGGGCCCTGCTTTAGGAATGGCAGGCTACTCCGATGACGGATGGGGGACTTCACCTGTCGTGCGGTATGATAACATTAAACTATATGATATTGACCGGTTTGAAGAATATGAGAGGCAGATGAAGGAATATGTACTTATTAATCCTAAAGACATAAAATCAAATAAGGCATACGGACAAATAAAATATCTGATTAATAAAGGCATATTAAATGTTTATTCAGACAATGATTTTAGGCCTTATGAGAATGTTTCGGCATCACAGTTTCTAAAGATGCTGATAGCTCTAAAAGGCGAAAAGTATCCAAAAGAAGAGCCTTATAGCACTGATTATTGTATTAAACGCGGAATAGAGCTGGAAATAATCAAAGAAAATGAATTTTCAGAGTATAATAATCCCATTACAAAATACGATGCGGCTTTAATGATTGCAAGATTTAACGGTAAAAGAGCAGTGACTACAAAATATGGATCTTTTATTAAGGATTATATGGATATACCTGATAAATACAAGAACGCTGTAATTCATAGCTATTATGAAGGTTATTTTATACTGGATGATGATTTCAGGTTTTCGGGTAACAACAAAATCAGCAGGGCAGAGGCCTCAACTGTTTTATTAAAAATGCTGGACGCCGGTCTTAGAAAAGTGAATTATGATTTAGAACTTCCCCACATATTATCGTCAGGAGCTGTCTTGCAGGGGAATAAAAAAGCTCCCATCTGGGGCAGGGGTGTTTCGGGAGAAACTATTACCGTCAGGTTTAGGAATCAGGTTAAGACCGCCCTTGTAAAAAACGGACATTGGTATTTGGAACTTGATCCTGTATCTTATGGAGGCCCCTATACTTTAACTGTAGAAAATGACAAGAAAAAAATTGTACTAAGCGATATAATGGTCGGTGAGGTATTTATTGTGGCCGGCCAATCCAATGCGGAAATGTTTCTTGGCGAGTGCAATGGCGCAGGGGATACAGTCAAAAAATTTAAGAATAAGCCAAATCTGCGATTTTATTCAGGAGAACAGATTACGGCTGTCACACCTAATTTTACAAGCATTGGCAAATGGGAACATTCTTCTGAATGGGCGTTAAAAGAGTCTCCAGCCATAGGGACCTTTTTTGCAGAAAAATTGCTTGAATATAATGAAGAATTGGCTAAGGTTACTATAGGCATAATAAGGATGACATATGGAGGTACCAGTATCGAAGCATTCATGCCTGATTTAATTGCACAAGAAAACAACTATGTCCCGAAGGATAATGAACCGATTATGTCAGGGTTCTGGAATGGGTTTATGGAACCTATTACACCTTTCGCAATTAAGGGAGTTATCTATTATCAGGGGGAAAACAGCGCCCATCTTGGATACAAATATGAGCCTTTGTTAAGAGATTATTTGCGAGGCTTAAGAGCCGAGTTTCAAGACCCCAATCTGCCCATAATGCTGGTCCAGCTGGCAGGTTACGGGCACAATGATTATGAATACGATATAAATGAATGGCCAAAAATACGGGCAGTTCAGATGAAGGTGGCGAATACTGTTAATAACACTGGACTGGTTACGGCGGTAGACTTATCTGATGCTGACCCTATAGAAATACATCCCAAAGAAAAAAAAGAGATTGGCAGACGCCTTGCAAATTTAGCAATGGGACTTATATACGGAAAACAGATTGAGCAAAGGAGTGCTGAACTTAAATATTATCGGTTTGAGGGCAATAAAGTAACTGCAGGCTTTAATTATGATTATGGAAGGATATATTTTAAAAAAAATGCCCCTCTTGATTTTCAGGTTCTTGATAAGCAGGGTAAATGGCATATGGCAAATGCGGCCATAGATGAAAAAAGCAACACTTTGAGTATCTGGAGTGATGAGATCTTAGAGCCAATAGGTGTGAGGTATGCCTGGGTTAACTATCCAAGCATTAGCCTTTATAATAATGTCAATCTTCCGGTCCTTCCTTTTAGAATTATTGACATACCTAAAACTACAGAAAATATTGTAAAAGCTACAAATCATATGCTAATAAACAACGATGCCATAGTAAATTCAGGGAGAGATAATATTTTCAGGGTTATAGTTGTTATTGATGAGAATACTGTTATTCATGAATATGCCATTAAGGATCAAACTGCCGGAGATATGATAGAGAGATTATCCAGGCTTGGAAGCTCAATAACTCAGGAGGGTACCACAGAGACTATTATAAAATCCAATCATCACGGACTCTCTGTTGGCGATTGGATAAGAAACAACACCAGAGGCTGGGAACCCCGCAAAGTGAACAAGGTACTGGATGAGGATACCATTGAGGTAGACACAGTCAAAGGACAAAGCTCCGGGGATGATATTGAAAGGTATAAATTTATAGGTAATACCATTGTGGAATAA
- a CDS encoding glycosyltransferase family 2 protein: protein MLQGIYDYLLMGSLFSIWIVVLINMVLVNSGFISYIKHNKDEKKARVINNPPFVSILVPAHNEAKVIGKTVQSLLSLNYENDRYEIIVVNDNSSDNSAEVLQKIKERNPDRNLIIINTDNVTGGKGKSNALNIGFEQSKGSLIAIYDADNTPERQALYELVYAIQKDNKAGAVIGKFRCRNKNKNLLTRFINLEGIYFQWMAQAGRWQLLKLCTIPGTNFIIRRSILESIGGWDTKAITEDTEISFRIYMMGYHIRFCPYSASWEQEPENIAVWLKQRNRWVKGNYYVLVKNFRYLFNSKAGPVRFDLFYFLSVYVFFLTGAVVSDLIFILSVGGFIETHIMGYSLLIWFMAYVIFILSVLISTSTERGELNASNFGIIIIMYFTYCKLWTFIAVIGFIGFIRDMILKRETKWYKTERFD, encoded by the coding sequence ATGTTACAAGGCATATATGACTATCTATTAATGGGGTCACTATTTTCAATATGGATTGTTGTTCTGATTAATATGGTGTTGGTCAACAGCGGTTTTATTTCATATATTAAACACAATAAAGACGAGAAAAAGGCCAGAGTTATTAATAATCCGCCTTTTGTTTCTATATTGGTACCTGCCCATAATGAGGCAAAGGTTATAGGTAAAACAGTGCAGTCTCTGCTGAGCTTAAATTATGAAAACGACAGATATGAGATTATAGTGGTAAACGACAATTCAAGTGATAATTCTGCGGAAGTTCTTCAGAAAATTAAAGAAAGAAACCCGGACAGGAACTTAATAATCATTAATACCGATAATGTAACAGGCGGAAAAGGCAAATCCAATGCATTGAATATAGGGTTTGAGCAGAGTAAAGGAAGCCTGATTGCAATTTATGATGCAGATAATACTCCTGAAAGACAAGCTTTGTATGAATTGGTCTATGCCATACAAAAAGACAATAAAGCGGGGGCTGTTATTGGCAAGTTCAGATGCAGAAATAAAAATAAAAACCTTTTGACAAGGTTTATAAATCTTGAGGGTATCTATTTTCAATGGATGGCCCAGGCTGGGAGATGGCAATTACTGAAACTTTGTACAATACCGGGTACAAATTTTATTATAAGAAGATCTATATTAGAAAGTATCGGCGGTTGGGATACAAAGGCAATAACTGAAGACACTGAGATTAGTTTCAGAATATATATGATGGGTTACCACATAAGATTTTGTCCATATTCCGCCTCCTGGGAACAGGAACCCGAGAATATTGCAGTATGGCTTAAACAAAGGAACCGCTGGGTAAAGGGGAATTATTATGTTTTGGTTAAAAATTTTAGGTATCTTTTTAACAGCAAAGCAGGTCCTGTGAGGTTTGACCTGTTCTATTTCCTATCGGTATATGTTTTTTTCTTAACAGGGGCTGTAGTGTCGGACTTGATTTTCATATTAAGTGTTGGCGGATTTATTGAAACCCATATAATGGGGTATAGCTTGCTTATATGGTTTATGGCCTATGTGATTTTTATATTATCTGTTTTAATTTCGACTTCAACAGAGAGGGGGGAACTTAACGCCTCAAACTTCGGCATCATTATTATTATGTATTTTACTTACTGTAAGCTTTGGACATTTATTGCCGTAATTGGATTTATAGGTTTTATAAGGGATATGATTTTAAAACGTGAAACAAAGTGGTATAAGACAGAGAGATTTGATTAA
- a CDS encoding diguanylate cyclase domain-containing protein: MEERHNKLISRRIDLAVTLVITMFFVLIITFSYGEFNKSMTNVFIILFVMIGAVVGYYTNITAAIFYSIIFNFLYASINIYLNLANIYNIGFEIYFWMVAVPLFSIIFAYKGKILKEIQSENCALKKENEELVMIDKETQLRGSQTFFDELQSYMNISNRYGIEVYLMLIKIKYHNEIIRVLGEAKYKKIINRISQIIDSVLREEDRKYILRNMDMFGIIFLSNKDGGKYVEKRLKEAICSTEFKEDYLINRIKLEIITGIVIYDKNIINNPYDFFRMAEKDMEYDV, encoded by the coding sequence ATGGAAGAAAGACATAATAAACTGATTTCAAGAAGGATAGATTTGGCAGTTACTTTAGTAATAACAATGTTTTTTGTTTTAATAATTACATTTTCATACGGTGAATTTAATAAAAGTATGACCAATGTTTTCATAATTTTGTTTGTTATGATAGGAGCAGTAGTTGGGTACTATACCAACATAACCGCAGCTATATTCTATTCCATAATATTCAATTTTCTGTATGCAAGCATAAATATATATTTAAATTTAGCAAATATATATAATATTGGTTTTGAGATATACTTCTGGATGGTAGCTGTACCTTTATTTTCAATTATATTTGCTTATAAAGGAAAAATCCTCAAGGAAATACAAAGTGAAAACTGCGCCCTTAAAAAAGAAAATGAAGAACTTGTCATGATAGATAAGGAAACACAGCTTAGAGGTTCCCAAACATTTTTTGACGAACTTCAATCCTATATGAACATCAGCAACAGGTATGGTATTGAGGTATATTTAATGCTAATTAAAATTAAATATCATAATGAGATCATCAGGGTACTAGGGGAAGCAAAGTACAAAAAGATTATTAACCGGATTTCCCAAATAATTGATAGTGTACTCAGAGAAGAGGATAGAAAATATATATTGAGAAATATGGATATGTTCGGCATAATATTTCTGTCCAACAAGGATGGGGGTAAATACGTGGAGAAAAGGCTTAAAGAAGCGATTTGCTCAACTGAATTTAAAGAGGATTATCTTATAAACAGAATAAAACTTGAAATCATTACGGGAATAGTAATTTATGATAAAAATATTATAAATAATCCATATGATTTTTTCAGAATGGCAGAAAAGGATATGGAATATGATGTGTAA